In Endozoicomonas sp. GU-1, one DNA window encodes the following:
- the hflX gene encoding ribosome rescue GTPase HflX, with protein MFFDRHEGGETAVLVHLELNDEREREDPQEFMELVRSAGVESAAFITAGCKHPNPRFFVGPGKVEEIRQLVVLHDVDVVLFNHALSPSQERNLEKELKCRVIDRTGLILDIFAQRARTFEGKLQVELAQLQHMSTRLVRGWTHLERQKGGIGLRGPGETQLETDRRLLRARIKSISRRLEKVRRQREQGRRSRQRAEVPQVSLVGYTNAGKSTLFNRVTESVVYAADQLFATLDPTLRRIDLPDIGPVVLADTVGFIRHLPHKLVEAFRATLEETRQADLLLHVIDSHDPERLENMDQVHSVLKEINADEVPQLEVYNKIDLLQGVEPKIQRNDEGRPVRVWVSAVTGEGADLLQDAIKELLSDDMLQGQLTLKPAQGRIRARLYQLGAIQSEAYSDSGDVVLDIRLPKSDFERLSKQEGLSESCFNSML; from the coding sequence TTGTTTTTTGACCGCCATGAGGGTGGTGAAACCGCAGTTCTTGTTCATCTGGAATTGAACGATGAGCGTGAGCGGGAAGACCCCCAGGAATTTATGGAGCTGGTACGCTCCGCTGGCGTTGAGTCTGCCGCATTTATTACCGCAGGCTGCAAACATCCCAATCCCCGTTTCTTTGTCGGTCCCGGCAAAGTTGAAGAAATCCGTCAGCTGGTTGTCCTGCACGATGTCGATGTTGTGCTGTTTAATCATGCCCTCTCTCCGAGCCAGGAACGTAATCTGGAAAAAGAGCTGAAATGCCGGGTTATTGATCGTACCGGACTGATTCTGGATATTTTTGCCCAGCGTGCCAGAACCTTTGAAGGTAAACTTCAGGTTGAGCTGGCTCAGTTGCAACACATGAGCACACGACTGGTTCGCGGCTGGACTCACCTTGAACGGCAAAAGGGCGGTATCGGCCTGAGAGGACCGGGTGAAACCCAGCTGGAAACTGACCGTCGTCTTCTCAGGGCGCGCATCAAAAGCATTAGCCGTCGTTTGGAAAAGGTGCGCAGGCAGCGGGAGCAGGGGCGACGTTCCAGACAGCGGGCAGAGGTTCCCCAGGTATCACTGGTCGGTTATACGAACGCTGGCAAGTCGACACTGTTTAACCGCGTGACCGAGTCGGTGGTTTATGCGGCTGACCAATTGTTTGCCACCCTTGACCCAACACTGCGGCGAATTGATTTGCCAGATATCGGGCCTGTCGTTCTTGCGGATACGGTGGGTTTCATACGTCACCTGCCTCATAAGCTGGTGGAGGCATTTCGGGCAACCCTTGAGGAAACCCGTCAGGCTGATCTTCTGCTGCATGTTATTGACAGCCATGATCCGGAGCGTCTGGAAAACATGGATCAGGTTCATTCGGTACTGAAAGAGATCAATGCGGATGAAGTGCCACAGTTGGAGGTCTATAACAAAATTGACCTGTTACAGGGGGTAGAGCCGAAAATCCAGCGCAATGATGAAGGGCGTCCTGTGCGGGTCTGGGTTTCCGCAGTGACCGGAGAGGGTGCTGATCTGCTGCAGGACGCCATCAAAGAGTTGCTTTCTGATGATATGCTGCAGGGACAGTTAACCCTGAAACCTGCCCAGGGACGTATCCGTGCCCGTCTTTATCAGCTTGGTGCTATTCAATCCGAAGCCTACTCCGATAGTGGTGATGTGGTTCTGGATATTCGCCTGCCAAAGTCTGACTTTGAGCGCCTTTCCAAGCAGGAAGGTCTGAGTGAGAGTTGCTTTAATTCCATGCTGTAA
- the hfq gene encoding RNA chaperone Hfq, with product MSKGHSLQDPYLNVLRKERVPVSIYLVNGIKLQGQIESFDQFVILLKNTVSQMVYKHAVSTVVPSRPVRLPMQGTDQPENE from the coding sequence ATGTCAAAAGGGCATTCTCTACAAGACCCTTACCTGAATGTGCTGCGTAAAGAACGCGTGCCGGTTTCTATCTACCTGGTTAATGGTATTAAGCTTCAGGGGCAGATTGAGTCTTTCGATCAGTTCGTTATTCTTCTCAAGAATACGGTGAGCCAGATGGTTTACAAGCACGCCGTATCAACTGTCGTTCCCAGCCGTCCGGTTCGTTTGCCGATGCAGGGTACTGATCAGCCTGAGAATGAGTAA
- the miaA gene encoding tRNA (adenosine(37)-N6)-dimethylallyltransferase MiaA has translation MGPTASGKTDLAVALSKELPFEIISVDSALIYKGMDIGTAKPEPEVLVAAPHHLIDILDPAESYSAADFRRDALALMADITARGRIPLLVGGTMMYFKVLRDGMATMPAADAGVRQRLLDSARDRGWASLHQQLSGVDPEAALRIKPSDTQRLQRALEVYELTGKPLSQWHREQKEQCLPYGIVSLAMAPKDRSVLHERIALRFRMMLENGFLEEATRLYQRGDLNVTMPSVRSVGYRQAWSYLVGELSYDEMVERGIIATRQLAKRQLTWLRSWPDIHWLDTFSNNLPGDALKVLEGALK, from the coding sequence ATGGGTCCTACCGCTTCAGGCAAAACTGACCTTGCGGTAGCACTCAGCAAAGAGCTGCCTTTTGAGATCATCAGTGTTGACTCGGCACTTATTTATAAAGGGATGGATATTGGCACTGCCAAGCCGGAACCTGAGGTTCTGGTGGCAGCGCCTCATCACCTGATCGACATTCTTGATCCGGCGGAATCTTATTCAGCCGCCGATTTTCGACGGGATGCCCTGGCGTTGATGGCCGATATCACCGCCCGTGGGAGAATACCTCTGCTGGTTGGTGGTACGATGATGTACTTTAAGGTGCTCAGGGACGGTATGGCGACCATGCCCGCTGCCGATGCCGGGGTTCGTCAACGGCTGCTGGATAGCGCAAGGGATCGGGGTTGGGCATCTTTGCACCAGCAGCTCTCAGGCGTTGATCCGGAAGCAGCACTGAGAATAAAACCCTCGGATACCCAGCGCTTGCAGCGCGCCCTGGAGGTTTATGAGCTGACTGGTAAACCGCTGTCTCAATGGCACAGGGAGCAGAAGGAACAATGTTTACCCTATGGCATTGTCAGCCTGGCGATGGCTCCAAAAGACCGTTCTGTGCTCCATGAACGCATTGCACTGCGTTTCAGAATGATGCTCGAGAACGGTTTTCTGGAGGAAGCAACCCGGCTTTATCAGCGTGGGGACCTGAATGTTACCATGCCTTCTGTCCGTTCCGTTGGTTATCGTCAGGCCTGGTCTTACCTTGTTGGGGAACTAAGCTACGATGAGATGGTCGAAAGAGGTATTATTGCGACCCGACAACTGGCTAAAAGGCAGTTAACCTGGCTCAGAAGCTGGCCTGATATTCACTGGCTTGATACGTTTTCCAACAACCTGCCGGGTGATGCCTTGAAAGTTTTGGAGGGTGCCCTTAAATAG
- a CDS encoding MFS transporter translates to MKTITKLNRVGYAMGDLGNTLTFGMMSTFLLAYYTDVLGITAAAAGTLFLVARIWDAVNDPIMGALCDKLFTRKHTGDKFRGFLIKGSWPVAVAAIFVFWAPQGLSDPQKLIWAYATYIVWGMAYTFINIPYGSLATVMTNDKGERASLSAARGVGSMAGNVVGNIAVPLFLSIFADDFAKGYLYSAVFVSTFAMIAYLMSYRYTAEYIRHEPSTENINIFQGVASLRKNSLFLCVSISSAFMLAAFMAQSAITYYFLTENLDGQLWFISLSSAVSVLAILLISSFIGKLALKFGTRKIMITGFLSAGITATVCFLLPDSIYVMFLWLFVGIPLMLLPNLLIWANVSDSIDYNSYLSGQRQEGVIYSSYSFARKMGQALAGFIAGTGLSFIGYQAEQETQPASVLLGIDALMFLLPAAALFICALIYFVMWDESKIKSASESDADLSGQPA, encoded by the coding sequence ATGAAGACCATTACCAAACTCAATCGAGTTGGCTATGCCATGGGGGACCTGGGCAACACACTGACCTTCGGTATGATGTCCACTTTCTTGCTGGCTTATTATACGGATGTATTGGGTATTACTGCCGCTGCAGCGGGGACGCTGTTTCTCGTTGCCAGAATCTGGGATGCGGTGAATGATCCGATCATGGGTGCTCTCTGTGACAAACTCTTCACCCGCAAGCATACCGGGGACAAGTTTCGCGGCTTTTTGATAAAAGGCAGCTGGCCTGTTGCGGTGGCAGCCATTTTTGTGTTTTGGGCACCACAGGGCCTGAGTGACCCACAAAAACTGATTTGGGCTTACGCCACCTACATTGTCTGGGGCATGGCATATACCTTTATCAATATTCCCTATGGTTCACTGGCGACGGTGATGACCAATGATAAAGGTGAGCGGGCCTCTCTTTCCGCTGCCAGAGGCGTCGGTAGTATGGCTGGCAATGTCGTAGGAAACATTGCCGTACCACTTTTCCTGTCGATTTTTGCCGATGACTTTGCCAAAGGTTATTTGTACTCTGCTGTCTTCGTCAGCACTTTTGCCATGATCGCCTATCTTATGTCCTACCGGTATACAGCTGAATATATACGACATGAGCCTTCAACCGAAAACATTAACATTTTTCAGGGTGTCGCCTCTCTGCGGAAAAACTCATTATTTCTCTGTGTGAGTATATCTTCCGCATTTATGCTGGCAGCATTTATGGCCCAGAGTGCCATTACCTACTATTTCCTGACTGAGAACCTGGATGGCCAACTATGGTTCATATCCTTAAGCTCAGCGGTCAGTGTTCTTGCTATCCTTCTCATTTCATCGTTTATCGGAAAGCTCGCCTTAAAGTTCGGTACCCGAAAAATTATGATTACCGGATTTCTGTCAGCCGGTATTACCGCTACCGTTTGCTTTTTACTGCCTGACTCAATTTATGTCATGTTCCTGTGGCTCTTTGTGGGCATTCCACTGATGCTACTTCCTAATTTGCTGATCTGGGCAAATGTATCTGACAGTATTGACTACAACTCTTACTTATCTGGTCAGCGTCAGGAAGGCGTCATCTATTCCAGCTATTCATTTGCCCGTAAGATGGGGCAGGCACTGGCAGGTTTCATCGCGGGTACGGGGTTATCTTTTATTGGCTATCAGGCAGAACAGGAAACACAGCCAGCCTCAGTATTGCTCGGCATCGATGCACTAATGTTCCTCTTGCCTGCTGCGGCACTGTTTATATGCGCGCTTATCTACTTTGTAATGTGGGATGAATCCAAGATCAAATCAGCCAGTGAAAGTGACGCAGACTTAAGCGGACAGCCCGCCTGA
- a CDS encoding sigma-54-dependent transcriptional regulator, whose product MSQEQILIVEDEEIIRSSLRRLLERQGYCITEAGSVHEAQDCLTQQSFSLIISDLRLPGKPGTEMINLANGIPVLIMTSYASLNSAVSTMKQGAVDYIAKPFDHAEMIQRVAEAIEKQAVQSTDSDAEQGNNEAICSGDGFNDILGQCDAMQLLFRQIQKVAPTDATVLIQGESGTGKELVARAIHENSKRANGPMISVNCAAIPETLIESELFGHEKGAFTGATAARTGLIEAANGGTLFLDEIGELPLEAQARLLRVLQEGEIRRVGSVQSQSVDVRLIAATHRNLRQLSAQNEFREDLYYRLKVVELRIPPLRERGSDILMLAEKLLAKTCGKMGLDVFSMAPETMAAISQYQWPGNVREMEHAIERGVILSEDNIITPENLDIDVRVKQTLFRQDAEELQDGLTLEDYFQRFVLEHQDQMTETDLAQKLGISRKTLWERRQRLGIPRKKTAAT is encoded by the coding sequence ATGAGTCAGGAGCAGATACTGATTGTCGAGGACGAAGAAATTATCAGGTCGTCGCTGCGTCGTCTGCTTGAACGACAGGGATATTGTATTACCGAGGCAGGCTCTGTTCACGAAGCGCAAGACTGCCTGACACAACAGTCTTTTTCGCTGATCATCAGCGATTTGAGGCTTCCCGGTAAGCCCGGTACTGAAATGATCAACCTGGCCAATGGCATCCCGGTACTGATTATGACCAGCTATGCCAGCCTGAACTCGGCAGTCTCAACCATGAAGCAGGGGGCCGTGGATTATATTGCCAAGCCCTTTGATCATGCAGAGATGATTCAGCGCGTGGCTGAAGCTATTGAAAAGCAGGCTGTTCAGAGTACCGACAGCGATGCGGAACAGGGCAACAATGAAGCGATATGCTCCGGCGATGGCTTTAATGACATTCTGGGACAGTGTGATGCCATGCAGCTATTGTTCCGGCAAATACAGAAGGTGGCCCCAACCGATGCCACAGTATTGATTCAGGGTGAATCAGGCACCGGTAAAGAGCTGGTTGCCAGGGCCATCCATGAAAACAGTAAACGCGCCAATGGCCCGATGATTTCTGTCAACTGTGCCGCTATTCCGGAAACACTGATTGAATCAGAACTGTTTGGCCATGAAAAAGGGGCATTTACCGGGGCTACCGCCGCCAGAACCGGTCTGATCGAAGCAGCCAATGGTGGCACACTGTTTCTTGATGAAATTGGTGAGCTGCCACTGGAAGCCCAGGCCAGGCTACTTCGAGTGCTTCAGGAAGGTGAAATTCGTCGTGTCGGTTCAGTACAGTCCCAGTCGGTTGATGTGCGACTGATTGCCGCTACTCACCGGAATCTCCGTCAGCTCTCTGCACAGAATGAGTTTCGTGAAGACCTCTACTATCGACTGAAAGTGGTGGAACTGCGCATTCCGCCACTCAGGGAGAGAGGCAGTGATATCCTGATGCTGGCGGAAAAACTGCTGGCCAAAACCTGTGGCAAAATGGGGCTGGACGTCTTCTCAATGGCTCCCGAAACCATGGCGGCCATTTCCCAGTATCAGTGGCCCGGGAATGTTCGCGAAATGGAACATGCCATCGAACGGGGTGTCATTCTTTCTGAAGACAATATCATCACTCCGGAAAACCTGGATATTGACGTTCGTGTGAAGCAGACCCTGTTTCGTCAGGATGCCGAAGAACTTCAGGATGGTCTGACTCTGGAAGACTACTTCCAGCGTTTTGTTCTTGAGCACCAGGATCAGATGACCGAAACCGATCTTGCGCAGAAACTGGGTATCAGTAGAAAAACACTCTGGGAGCGGCGCCAGCGCCTGGGTATTCCGAGAAAGAAAACAGCGGCGACATAA
- a CDS encoding sensor histidine kinase, whose product MSYAHSGQKGGEQNGHNGDSPSVAEPVEVFRTIQEAISLLQLSHKNSNIVFRNLCIDGLCVSGNSQKLQQVFINLLKNAADASEEGTGTVESVVSVSTTANQHTVTLRFEDQGHGIPKAIQERLFEPFFTTKEAGKGTGLGLALTWNIIEEHFGSIQVVSPLDPLTGRGTCFIISLPRYESDSVKTVDTGEQPLEFQGDMA is encoded by the coding sequence GTGTCTTATGCTCACTCTGGTCAGAAAGGGGGAGAGCAAAACGGGCACAACGGTGATTCTCCATCGGTAGCCGAACCCGTAGAGGTATTCAGAACCATCCAGGAAGCCATCAGTCTGTTGCAATTGAGCCATAAGAACAGCAATATCGTATTCCGTAATCTGTGCATCGATGGTCTCTGCGTCAGCGGTAACAGCCAAAAATTACAACAGGTGTTTATCAATCTGCTGAAAAATGCCGCCGATGCCTCAGAGGAAGGCACTGGCACGGTGGAGAGTGTTGTTTCCGTCAGCACCACAGCCAACCAGCACACGGTCACCCTTCGTTTTGAAGATCAGGGGCATGGCATTCCCAAAGCCATTCAGGAAAGGCTGTTTGAGCCATTTTTCACCACCAAAGAAGCGGGTAAGGGAACGGGCCTGGGTCTGGCTCTGACCTGGAATATTATCGAGGAACATTTTGGCAGTATTCAGGTGGTGAGCCCTTTGGATCCACTCACAGGGCGGGGGACCTGCTTCATCATTTCGCTTCCACGCTACGAGTCTGACTCAGTGAAGACGGTAGACACAGGGGAGCAGCCGTTGGAATTTCAGGGGGACATGGCATGA
- a CDS encoding ATPase, whose amino-acid sequence MSFELKYIVLASVAYLAVLFLCAWATDRGIIPRRVVHHPATYVLSLGIYASSWAYYGSIGVAYDDGYVFLGFYFGLSGAFLLAPVLLVPILRITSTYQLSSLADVLAFRFRSPVAGTLSTLLLLFITFPLLALQIQAVADGVYLLSDDTSPEMLAFGFCIMVTLLTMMFGTRHLASRHQHDGLVVAIAFESLLKLLIMALLGGVVIVEVFGGFSGLNHWLEANSEVIIGMNSHLEDGPWRTTLLMFFASAVVMPHMFHMTFAENRDIKMLFTASWGLPFFLLLLSISTPLILWAGLKIGSPYPPEYFPLAIGHAVDSEWLTIIAYIGGLSAASGLFMVTSLSLSSMLLNHVILPLYQTLYQSGESAQVQMNIYRWLTNVKRLIIATLILACYGFYRLLHNEVDMYSLSIVAYVGALQLLPGTLSTLYWGRANHKGLILGILSGTTVWFFTLMLPLTMGLEIFPIRSVNFGTITNDGWYIAAVSSLVVNVLVFYLVSSFTRMPDEERSAAAACLVREVRQQPYKIPKARSSYEFQEVLSAPLGPVAAQTEINKALTDLNMRPDDNRPHSLRRLRERIENNLSGLMGPTIAHDIVDSFLPLDVDNDYVPKDIHFMESRLEAYHSKLTGLAGELDSLRRYHRDTLNSLPMAVCSIDAAMESTSVDHPESSNNTGEVMLWNQAMAELTGIPAGAVLGMPLKTIPAPWNQVLNDFMQLPDNHLNKHCVEMEGSTRYFSLHKAAVQAPVSGTGGNQVMLLEDQTETQMLEEQLFHSERLASIGQLAAGVAHEIGNPITGIDCLAQEMSALSSDRIYNRVPGKYWNKPKGSAALCKHWCLMLTLVRKGESKTGTTVILHR is encoded by the coding sequence ATGAGCTTTGAACTGAAGTATATCGTTCTGGCCAGTGTTGCCTATCTGGCGGTTCTTTTTCTCTGTGCCTGGGCGACGGATCGAGGCATCATCCCGCGCAGAGTGGTTCATCACCCGGCAACCTATGTTCTGTCCCTGGGCATCTATGCCAGTAGCTGGGCCTACTATGGCAGTATCGGGGTTGCCTACGACGATGGTTATGTTTTTCTCGGTTTTTACTTTGGCCTGAGCGGTGCATTTTTATTAGCACCTGTCCTGCTGGTGCCAATATTAAGAATAACCTCCACCTATCAACTCAGTTCTCTGGCCGATGTGCTGGCCTTCCGTTTCCGAAGCCCCGTGGCGGGTACGCTAAGTACACTGCTGCTGCTGTTTATCACCTTTCCCCTGCTGGCTCTGCAGATACAGGCCGTGGCAGACGGCGTTTATCTGCTGAGCGATGACACCTCTCCGGAAATGCTGGCCTTCGGTTTTTGTATTATGGTCACGTTACTGACCATGATGTTTGGTACCCGACACCTGGCCAGCCGCCACCAGCATGATGGTCTGGTGGTGGCAATTGCCTTTGAGTCGCTGCTGAAACTGCTGATTATGGCGCTGCTGGGCGGCGTCGTCATCGTCGAAGTGTTTGGTGGTTTTTCCGGATTAAACCACTGGCTTGAAGCCAACTCTGAGGTCATCATCGGGATGAACTCTCATCTGGAAGATGGCCCCTGGCGAACAACGCTGTTGATGTTTTTTGCCTCTGCCGTGGTTATGCCCCACATGTTTCACATGACCTTTGCCGAAAACCGCGACATAAAAATGCTATTCACTGCCAGCTGGGGCCTGCCATTCTTTTTATTACTGTTGAGTATTTCCACCCCTCTGATTCTCTGGGCGGGTCTCAAAATCGGCAGCCCTTATCCGCCTGAGTACTTTCCACTGGCTATTGGCCATGCCGTGGATAGTGAATGGTTGACCATCATCGCCTATATCGGTGGGCTTTCGGCGGCCAGTGGCCTGTTTATGGTGACCTCACTGTCACTGTCTTCCATGCTGTTGAATCACGTCATCCTGCCGCTTTATCAGACCCTTTATCAGTCCGGAGAGTCGGCCCAGGTCCAGATGAATATCTACCGCTGGCTGACCAATGTAAAACGTCTGATTATCGCCACCCTGATCCTCGCCTGTTATGGCTTTTACCGGCTGCTGCATAACGAGGTGGACATGTACAGCCTGAGCATCGTCGCCTATGTGGGAGCCCTGCAACTGTTGCCTGGTACTCTGTCTACGCTCTATTGGGGCCGGGCAAACCATAAGGGGCTGATTCTCGGTATTCTCTCTGGAACCACAGTCTGGTTCTTTACCCTGATGCTGCCTTTAACCATGGGACTTGAGATTTTCCCAATCCGCAGCGTCAACTTTGGCACCATCACTAACGATGGCTGGTATATTGCTGCCGTCTCATCACTGGTGGTGAATGTGCTGGTGTTTTACCTGGTCTCCAGCTTTACCAGGATGCCTGATGAAGAGCGCAGTGCAGCGGCCGCCTGCCTGGTTCGTGAAGTACGTCAGCAGCCCTACAAAATCCCCAAGGCCCGCTCTTCCTACGAATTTCAGGAGGTGCTCAGTGCCCCTCTGGGGCCGGTAGCGGCGCAGACGGAAATCAATAAAGCCCTGACCGATCTCAATATGAGACCGGACGACAACCGTCCGCACTCCCTGAGACGACTCAGGGAGCGTATTGAGAATAATCTGTCCGGGCTTATGGGACCCACCATTGCCCATGACATCGTCGACTCCTTTTTGCCACTGGATGTTGATAATGATTACGTCCCCAAAGATATCCATTTTATGGAATCCCGGCTGGAAGCGTATCACTCAAAACTGACCGGTTTGGCTGGTGAGCTTGATAGCCTGAGACGTTATCACCGGGACACATTGAACAGCCTGCCCATGGCCGTCTGCTCCATTGACGCTGCCATGGAGAGCACGTCGGTTGATCATCCTGAATCATCGAACAACACCGGCGAAGTGATGCTCTGGAATCAGGCCATGGCAGAATTGACCGGCATTCCTGCCGGTGCTGTTCTGGGGATGCCCCTGAAGACCATTCCTGCTCCCTGGAACCAGGTCCTCAATGATTTTATGCAACTCCCCGACAATCACCTGAACAAGCACTGTGTTGAAATGGAGGGCAGCACCCGCTATTTCAGCCTGCACAAAGCCGCAGTTCAGGCACCGGTTTCCGGTACCGGTGGTAATCAGGTCATGTTGCTGGAGGACCAGACAGAAACCCAAATGCTGGAAGAACAGCTCTTTCACAGTGAACGACTGGCGTCTATCGGGCAGCTGGCCGCCGGTGTTGCCCATGAAATTGGCAACCCGATTACCGGTATAGACTGCCTTGCCCAGGAGATGAGCGCACTATCATCGGACCGGATATACAACAGAGTTCCCGGCAAATACTGGAACAAACCCAAAGGGTCAGCCGCATTGTGCAAACACTGGTGTCTTATGCTCACTCTGGTCAGAAAGGGGGAGAGCAAAACGGGCACAACGGTGATTCTCCATCGGTAG
- a CDS encoding alpha-ketoglutarate-dependent dioxygenase AlkB family protein has protein sequence MNTFSAVTTPPEIYTPADARLLLWPQIIPEPTGCQLYSELHSTLPWQQEQITIYGKTLPVPRLQVWMGDPDAHYQYSGLALSPQPWSQPVIAIKQWVETICCHRFNSVLINLYRSGQDSNGWHSDDEPELGENPVIASFNLGATRRFRLRHKYRKDIQPYTFDLTSGSLLLMAGTTQKYWQHCLTKTARPVEPRINLTFRRVITRLPDEQRAKNG, from the coding sequence TTGAATACCTTCAGCGCCGTTACAACACCTCCGGAAATATACACCCCTGCCGATGCCCGCCTGCTTTTATGGCCGCAGATCATCCCCGAACCCACAGGATGTCAGTTGTACTCAGAGCTGCACTCGACACTGCCCTGGCAGCAGGAACAGATAACCATTTACGGTAAAACCCTGCCGGTGCCCAGACTCCAGGTTTGGATGGGGGATCCTGATGCACACTATCAATATTCAGGTCTGGCGCTTTCTCCACAGCCATGGAGTCAGCCCGTTATCGCTATTAAACAATGGGTCGAAACAATCTGTTGCCATCGCTTTAACTCGGTATTAATCAACCTTTATCGCAGTGGACAGGACAGCAATGGCTGGCACAGTGACGATGAGCCGGAATTAGGCGAAAACCCGGTGATTGCCTCATTCAATCTGGGCGCGACACGACGATTCCGGCTGCGCCACAAATACCGAAAAGACATCCAGCCTTACACTTTTGACCTGACCTCAGGCTCCCTGTTGTTAATGGCCGGAACTACCCAAAAATACTGGCAGCACTGCCTGACAAAAACAGCAAGACCAGTAGAGCCGAGGATCAACTTGACCTTTCGTCGTGTGATTACACGTCTCCCCGACGAACAACGGGCAAAAAACGGATAG
- the gluQRS gene encoding tRNA glutamyl-Q(34) synthetase GluQRS, with translation MGDTLSTPSYVGRFAPSPSGPLHFGSLVAALASYLDAQAHQGKWLVRMEDIDPPREQPKAADLILKALDVYGLHWDDSVLFQSDRSEAYDQALDTLLRTERLYPCTCTRKKLAGLNGVYPGYCRHHRGIPNQPHSLRLLCHDDIMQFQDRIQGDQRFDLSALGDFILKRKDGLYAYQLAVCVDDHFQGVTHIVRGVDILDSTPRQLYLQSQLQYPHPVYAHVPVITRNPGHKLSKQNHAPAIPLDNPRPLMIKALSAFGLKPEPDLLMNSVEEILSWGIKNWTMSNMAGKKEILQNSLDDR, from the coding sequence ATGGGCGACACACTGAGCACCCCCTCCTACGTTGGACGTTTTGCGCCGTCTCCTTCCGGCCCTCTGCACTTTGGCTCTCTGGTTGCGGCACTGGCCAGTTATCTGGATGCTCAGGCCCATCAGGGAAAATGGCTCGTGCGCATGGAAGACATTGACCCGCCAAGAGAACAGCCCAAAGCGGCCGACCTGATTCTCAAGGCGCTGGACGTTTATGGCCTGCATTGGGATGACAGCGTGCTGTTTCAGAGTGATCGCAGCGAAGCCTATGACCAGGCCCTGGACACTCTGCTCCGTACCGAGAGACTTTACCCCTGTACCTGCACCCGCAAGAAACTGGCCGGTTTGAACGGTGTGTACCCCGGTTACTGTCGCCATCATCGTGGCATCCCAAACCAGCCCCATAGCCTCAGGCTGTTGTGCCATGACGATATCATGCAATTTCAGGATCGTATTCAGGGCGATCAGCGGTTTGATTTAAGCGCCCTTGGTGATTTTATTCTCAAGCGCAAAGATGGGCTATACGCCTACCAACTGGCCGTTTGCGTTGATGATCACTTTCAGGGGGTTACCCATATTGTCAGGGGGGTAGACATTCTGGATTCAACCCCGAGACAGCTCTATCTGCAAAGCCAGCTACAGTATCCGCACCCGGTCTATGCCCATGTTCCGGTGATTACCCGGAACCCCGGCCATAAACTCAGCAAGCAAAACCATGCGCCCGCCATACCACTGGACAACCCCCGTCCACTGATGATCAAGGCATTGTCGGCATTTGGCCTGAAACCAGAGCCAGACCTGTTGATGAACTCTGTTGAAGAGATCCTGTCCTGGGGAATAAAAAACTGGACCATGAGCAACATGGCGGGAAAAAAAGAGATTTTGCAGAACTCTCTGGACGACCGTTGA
- the dksA gene encoding RNA polymerase-binding protein DksA: MSAQKNADTGNLLKSYTPYQEKDGEEYMNEQQIAHFTRILQNWKQELMEEVDRTVNHMQDEAANFPDPADRASQEEEFSLELRTRDRERKLIKKINDTLSRIEEDDYGFCDSCGVEIGIRRLEARPTATLCIDCKTLAEIKERQLGN; this comes from the coding sequence ATGTCAGCACAGAAAAACGCGGATACAGGCAATCTGCTCAAATCGTATACCCCCTACCAGGAAAAGGATGGGGAAGAATACATGAACGAGCAACAGATCGCTCACTTCACCAGGATCCTGCAAAACTGGAAGCAGGAGCTGATGGAAGAAGTGGATCGTACAGTGAACCATATGCAGGATGAGGCCGCGAACTTCCCTGATCCGGCGGACCGCGCCAGTCAGGAAGAAGAGTTCAGCCTTGAACTGAGAACCCGTGACCGTGAGCGTAAACTGATCAAGAAAATCAACGATACGCTGTCCCGGATCGAAGAAGACGATTACGGTTTCTGCGACAGCTGTGGCGTAGAAATCGGCATTCGTCGCCTGGAAGCCCGCCCCACTGCTACGTTGTGTATCGACTGTAAGACACTGGCCGAGATCAAGGAAAGACAGCTGGGTAACTGA